A single genomic interval of Trachemys scripta elegans isolate TJP31775 chromosome 3, CAS_Tse_1.0, whole genome shotgun sequence harbors:
- the URB2 gene encoding unhealthy ribosome biogenesis protein 2 homolog, translating to MAAIYSGIHLKLKSAKTSWEDKIKLAHFAWISHQCFLPNKEQVLLDWVSHALVSYYNKKLELEDEIVEKLWTYLDNILNSRKLQNLLKDGKTINLSFLIAQVINERISESCVQKSHGNVGTVLSCCRGILSTPPLSIIYTAKCELMVNLLSKLSWLACQWLTSEDAVTSQLFDVLQLTFAQYLLIQRQQINPNRVFGQVTSHLFQPCLLLRHLLMARVWTPADDGRVRQHLSREIRNQVEAVLQAGIFQPELLSSYREELLTEREPQEKKKRALKTILMPVNTVLSKLRDASFCEPTLQVIIVANSVPLLYKLFLDSYCKAENHMVCFHMFTRLFGCLRISHLQEMLSPVDWSTELLAVEQLLNLVHSNDIYNVAADRIRHKETQFQFYRKLAEMLVNHSQASIPAWFRCLKALISLNHLIVEPDLDDLVASAWIDAEVSEPRTKKPQETLINAMFQTYTKLRQFPKLFEEVLSVICRPAADELRLPVLSAGLMEKLRECLLELPPNQILDILFLILEKCQTLIIPDVKDDSDMALKLLSVSSVLHTFLFNMKSLDNVTPLPVVLCTQSLLDKMQREVIQPLLDLLKDHWAEENKPGLWLEKVSDSALLLVYTWVELDTLLSINCSKYVSRLAGAAGGVTDCAAESWDFSALLPGVDRQCWKRVVRLSSNFCSASKYCLELLMLQKIKKILMQTSFQTEADLHTLQHAAAFILHSGRSSMSMEESEPWNGNISAINALTYPAAHWYLVVSNLTILVPHLSLKDVEYVADVLLKILSSTKAPGVSADQDSFITAEKVSKALLHSTFLPEIKVLHCAFISRVIQQCSSVLCSATQGVADQPIQQLSADNIPWHEEVLSSCKMVGMVEAQAENSQSKDEAFICWTTMEKIAQHILLLTRAGSTITLEEDQIKSFLHLLEIISALKLDSLFPLDHTRCFLLLLSLVANTRANVSCSKLLSLKFLITCFRLLTCLQTGRSVNSIFKVFHASDALEAVVTALFAASKCFADVLTTPDWAEFLQVIQTFLECFLQMIVEKRQSLKLNLEKFTFFLASCKPYADADRGKPWNTAVNQLLLVPLTTLCHVLTLYLQQQPEKKQQLTEMLSALLKPTVLQTGTAIQLCLRNLTKDQPLPLAFIPSVTTLLKADLSYMSTGGFMKMEGEQENPKDPGKYREYSHTELYQKFYTQILRELTSAGGHLQFLHSALQFLTVFCSVTDLYPGEETALTVFHAVKNLLAGPGTTVQVIQDLEMQLTELMTQLVESCTTEEFCVIMRLVLQGLEVSNIWKQNPKEVLSAVTLIKLLLSCPLTGEKEKAFWFTSPQIITALVIQTKEACQDQLLIPTIVVPILETVAALLRQGEEILSNPHHVTLAFSILLTVPLDHLKMEEYGSIFLGIHEVLFSILQCHPKVMLKAAPSFLNSFNRLVVSVMHEGRQKGDRGSTDEFGVVLKCAHLVERMYSHIAAKTEEFTVFSVFIVAQYVIELQKVTLHPAVKKHLTEGMYHILDLCIERDIKFLNASLQMGVREVFKELYNDYTHYHKTKKHGEKKYTA from the exons ATGGCTGCAATTTACTCTGGAATTCACCTGAAGCTGAAAAGTGCAAAAACCTCTTGGGAAGACAAAATCAAATTAGCTCACTTTGCATGGATTTCCCATCAGTGCTTTCTTCCAAATAAAGAACAA GTATTACTTGATTGGGTGAGCCATGCATTGGTTTCATATTACAACAAGAAACTTGAACTGGAGGATGAAATTGTTGAGAAACTTTGGACGTACCTGGATAACATTCTAAATAGCAGAAAACTACAGAATCTCTTAAAGGATGGAAAGACAATCAACCTCAGTTTTTTGATTGCACAG gtCATAAATGAAAGGATATCAGAGTCCTGTGTTCAAAAATCCCACGGAAATGTTGGCACAGTGCTGAGTTGTTGCAGGGGCATCCTTTCCACTCCGCCTCTCTCCATCATTTATACAGCAAAATGTGAGCTGATGGTGAATCTCCTAAGCAAGCTCTCCTGGCTGGCCTGTCAATGGCTGACCTCCGAAGATGCTGTGACCTCCCAGTTGTTTGATGTCCTACAGCTGACCTTTGCTCAGTACCTCCTGATTCAGAGGCAACAGATCAACCCAAATCGTGTGTTTGGGCAAGTGACCAGCCACTTGTTTCAACCATGTCTGCTCCTGAGGCATTTGCTTATGGCCAGAGTGTGGACACCAGCTGATGATGGCCGTGTACGTCAGCATCTGAGCCGGGAAATCCGAAACCAAGTAGAGGCTGTGCtgcaggctgggattttccagcCTGAGCTCTTGTCCTCTTACAGAGAGGAGCTCCTGACAGAAAGGGAAccacaagagaaaaagaaaagggctCTAAAAACTATTCTGATGCCTGTCAATACAGTGCTGTCCAAGCTCCGTGATGCTAGCTTTTGTGAACCAACGCTCCAGGTGATCATAGTAGCAAATTCAGTACCTCTGCTTTATAAGCTCTTTTTGGACTCTTACTGTAAGGCAGAAAACCACATGGTCTGTTTCCACATGTTCACCAGGCTTTTTGGCTGTCTAAGGATTTCTCACCTGCAGGAGATGCTCTCGCCAGTAGACTGGAGCACAGAACTGCTTGCTGTGGAACAGCTCCTGAACTTGGTGCACAGCAACGATATCTATAACGTTGCCGCTGACCGGATCCGGCACAAAGAGACCCAATTCCAGTTTTACCGCAAACTGGCAGAAATGTTGGTGAATCACTCACAGGCTTCCATCCCAGCTTGGTTTAGGTGTCTCAAGGCCTTGATTTCATTAAATCATTTAATTGTCGAGCCTGATCTGGATGACCTAGTGGCCTCAGCTTGGATTGATGCAGAGGTCTCTGAGCCACGTACAAAGAAGCCCCAGGAGACTCTCATAAATGCCATGTTTCAGACTTACACAAAGCTGCGACAGTTCCCTAAACTCTTTGAAGAGGTTCTGTCTGTGATCTGCCGTCCAGCTGCTGATGAGTTAAGGCTGCCGGTCTTGTCTGCTGGGCTGATGGAAAAACTTCGTGAATGCCTCCTCGAGCTGCCACCCAACCAGATTCTGGATATTTTGTTCCTCATACTGGAGAAGTGTCAGACTCTAATAATTCCTGATGTTAAAGATGACTCTGACATGGCACTGAAGCTGCTGTCTGTGAGCTCAGTACTGCACACTTTTCTGTTCAACATGAAGAGTTTGGATAATGTCACCCCATTACCTGTTGTCCTTTGCACTCAGAGTCTGTTggacaaaatgcagagagagGTAAtccagccattgctggacctattgAAGGATCACTGGGCAGAGGAAAATAAACCAGGGCTTTGGCTAGAGAAGGTCAGTGACTCTGCACTCCTCCTCGTCTACACGTGGGTGGAGCTTGACACTCTGCTCAGTATAAACTGCAGCAAATATGTGTCTCggctggctggagcagctggtggTGTTACTGACTGTGCTGCAGAGAGCTGGGACTTCTCAGCCCTTCTCCCTGGCGTGGATAGACAGTGTTGGAAGAGGGTAGTGAGACTCTCAAGTAATTTCTGCTCAGCTAGTAAATATTGCTTAGAACTGCTCAtgcttcagaaaataaaaaagatcTTAATGCAAACCAGTTTTCAGACTGAGGCTGATCTTCACACTTTGCAGCATGCCGCAGCTTTCATCCTTCATTCTGGAAGATCAAGCATGAGCATGGAAGAGTCAGAACCTTGGAATGGCAACATTAGTGCAATAAATGCTCTCACCTACCCAGCTGCACACTGGTACCTTGTAGTCTCAAATCTAACAATCCTGGTTCCTCATCTTTCTCTGAAAGATGTAGAGTATGTGGCTGATGTGCTTCTGAAGATTTTATCATCAACTAAAGCTCCGGGAGTTTCTGCAGATCAGGATTCCTTCATCACAGCTGAAAAGGTTTCTAAAGCTTTGCTGCATAGTACTTTTCTTCCAGAAATTAAGGTGCTGCACTGTGCTTTTATAAGCCGCGTTATTCAGCAGTGCTCTAGTGTGCTGTGTTCTGCTACTCAGGGCGTCGCAGATCAGCCTATTCAACAGCTGTCTGCAGATAATATACCATGGCATGAGGAAGTCCTCTCATCTTGCAAAATGGTTGGCATGGTGGAAGCACAGGCAGAAAACAGTCAATCAAAGGATGAAGCCTTCATTTGCTGGACAACAATGGAAAAAATTGCTCAACATATATTGTTGTTAACAAGGGCCGGTTCCACCATTACTTTGGAAGAAGACCAGATAAAAAGCTTTCTGCATTTGCTAGAGATTATTTCTGCATTGAAACTTGACAGTCTTTTTCCTTTAGACCATACTCGTTGTTTTCTCTTGCTGCTATCCTTGGTAGCCAATACCAGAGCGAACGTCTCTTGCAGTAAGTTGCTATCACTGAAGTTTCTAATTACCTGCTTCCGCCTCCTAACATGCCTACAGACTGGCAGAAGTGTCAATTCCATCTTTAAAGTTTTTCATGCCAGTGATGCTCTTGAGGCTGTCGTGACCGCCCTGTTTGCAGCcagcaagtgctttgctgatgtTTTGACCACTCCCGACTGGGCAGAATTTCTCCAGGTGATCCAAACCTTTTTGGAATGCTTTCTTCAGATGATAGTTGAAAAGAGGCAGAGCCTGAAACTCAATTTGGAAAAGTTCACTTTTTTCCTAGCGAGCTGCAAACCATATGCTGATGCAGACAGAGGCAAGCCCTGGAACACTGCAGTCAATCAGCTGCTCCTAGTGCCACTAACCACACTCTGCCATGTTCTGACTCTGtacctccagcagcagccagagaagaAACAGCAACTGACAGAAATGCTGTCTGCTTTGTTGAAGCCAACTGTCCTCCAGACGGGAACAGCCATCCAGCTCTGCCTTAGAAACCTCACCAAAGACCAGCCTTTGCCTTTGGCATTCATCCCATCTGTCACAACCCTACTGAAAGCAGATCTGAGCTACATGTCCACAGGTGGCTTTATGAAAATGGAAGGCGAGCAAGAAAATCCTAAAGATCCAGGAAAATATCGGGAGTATTCCCACACTGAACTGTACCAAAAGTTTTACACTCAGATACTGAGAGAGCTGACCTCTGCAGGAGGCCATCTCCAGTTCCTTCACTCTGCCTTGCAGTTTTTAACTGTTTTCTGCTCAGTAACAGATCTGTATCCTGGAGAAGAGACTGCTCTCACTGTGTTTCATGCTGTAAAAAACCTACTTGCTG GCCCTGGCACCACAGTCCAGGTGATTCAAGATCTAGAAATGCAGCTGACAGAACTGATGACCCAGCTCGTGGAGAGCTGCACTACTGAGGAGTTCTGTGTCATAATGAGGCTGGTGCTCCAAGGACTTGAAGTTAGCAATATTTGGAAACAAAATCCTAAA GAAGTATTGTCAGCTGTTACGCTAATCAAATTGCTGCTCAGCTGCCCATTAactggagagaaagagaaagcttTCTGGTTTACCAGCCCACAGATAATCACAGCTTTAGTT ATACAAACCAAAGAGGCTTGTCAGGACCAGTTGCTGATTCCCACCATTGTTGTTCCTATCCTGGAGACGGTAGCAGCCCTGCTAAGGCAAGGAGAAGAGATTCTCTCCAATCCCCATCATGTGACACTGGCATTCAGCATTCTTCTGACTGTCCCTCTGGATCATTTGAAGATGGAGGAGTATGGGAGCATCTTCCTGGGAATTCATGAAGTGCTGTTCTCCATACTGCAGTGTCACCCTAAG GTGATGCTAAAAGCAGCGCCATCTTTCCTGAACAGCTTCAATAGGCTGGTTGTTTCTGTTATGCACGAGGGGCGACAGAAAGGAGACAGAG ggagcacGGATGAATTTGGAGTTGTATTGAAATGTGCACACTTGGTAGAAAGGATGTATAGTCACATTGCTGCAAAAACAGAGGAGTTCACAGTGTTTTCTGTCTTCATAGTGGCCCAATACGTGATTGAACTGCAGAAG